The Papaver somniferum cultivar HN1 chromosome 3, ASM357369v1, whole genome shotgun sequence genome includes a region encoding these proteins:
- the LOC113358325 gene encoding uncharacterized protein LOC113358325, producing MANYSLAVRNHLVVPDHLAVPDHLAVPDQLAVADHLGIPGPLSVSGDLAIPDHSLSLADHSLVIGQEFADVETCRRSLKDIAIALHFDLRIVKSDRSRFIAKCSKEGCPWRVHVAKCPGVPTFTVRTLHGEHTCEGVLNHHHQQASVGWVARSVEARLRDNPQYKPKEILQDIRAQHGVAVSYMQAWRGKERSMAAVHGTFEEGYRLLPAYCEQVKKTNPGSIASVFAGHENHFQRLFISYRASIYGFIKACRPLLELDRTHLKGKFLGSLLCAAAVDADDTLFPLAFAIVDSESDENWMWFLSELRKLLGVNTESMPRLTILSDRLRGILEAVETHFPSAFHGFCLRHVSENFRDEFKNTKLVNIFWSAVYALTAVEFESKISEMAEISQDVMQWFHRFPPRLWAVAYFEGVRYGHFTLGVTELLYNWALEGHELPIVQMMEHIRHQLTSWYRDRRNMGMSWNSILVPSAEKRIAEAIADSRCYQVLRANEIEFEIVSTERTNIVDIRSRVCSCRRWQIYGLPCAHAAAALISCGHNAHLFAERCFTVASYLETYSEIINSIPDKSHWRELGEGSDGGGAKVDLSIRPPKTRRPPGRPKKKVLRIESFKRPKRVVQCGRCHLLGHSQKKCTMPI from the coding sequence ATGGCCAACTATTCTTTGGCTGTCCGCAATCATTTGGTTGTCCCTGATCATTTGGCAGTTCCCGATCACTTGGCAGTCCCTGATCAATTGGCTGTGGCTGATCACTTGGGTATCCCTGGTCCGTTATCTGTCTCTGGTGACTTGGCTATTCCAGATCATTCTTTATCACTGGCTGACCATTCTTTAGTTATAGGGCAAGAATTTGCTGATGTAGAAACATGTCGAAGGAGTCTGAAAGATATCGCTATAGCATTGCATTTTGACCTTCgtattgtgaagtcagaccgaagCCGGTTTATAGCCAAATGTTCGAAGGAAGGATGCCCATGGCGTGTCCATGTAGCAAAATGTCCAGGTGTTCCAACTTTTACTGTTAGAACTTTGCACGGAGAACACACTTGTGAAGGTGTTTTAAATCACCATCATCAGCAAGCATCAGTTGGCTGGGTTGCTAGGTCTGTTGAAGCACGTCTGCGAGATAATCcacaatacaaaccaaaggaaatcTTGCAGGACATACGTGCACAGCATGGGGTTGCTGTTTCATACATGCAGGCATGGCGGGGGAAGGAGCGTAGTATGGCTGCAGTTCATGGAACATTTGAAGAAGGTTACCGTCTCCTTCCTGCATATTGTGAACAGGTTAAGAAGACAAACCCAGGAAGTATAGCATCGGTTTTTGCTGGGCACGAGAATCACTTTCAACGTCTCTTTATTTCATATCGTGCATCAATATACGGCTTTATAAAAGCTTGCAGGCCACTTCTAGAACTTGATAGAACCCACCTCAAAGGAAAATTTCTCGGGTCTTTACTTTGTGCTGCAGCTGTTGATGCAGACGATACACTGTTCCCTTTGGCATTTGCTATTGTTGATTCAGAAAGCGATGAAAATTGGATGTGGTTCCTTTCAGAGTTGAGAAAACTGCTTGGGGTAAATACTGAGAGTATGCCCAGGCTTACGATATTATCTGACCGACTAAGAGGTATTTTGGAAGCGGTGGAAACTCATTTTCCTAGTGCTTTCCATGGGTTTTGTCTGCGTCATGTTAGTGAAAATTTTCGTGATGAGTTTAAGAACACAAAATTGGTAAACATCTTCTGGAGTGCTGTTTATGCTTTAACTGCTGTTGAATTTGAATCCAAGATCTCTGAGATGGCAGAGATTTCACAAGATGTCATGCAATGGTTTCATCGTTTCCCTCCCCGTCTTTGGGCTGTAGCATATTTTGAAGGAGTACGATATGGTCACTTTACTTTGGGAGTAACAGAGTTATTATATAATTGGGCTCTAGAAGGTCACGAGCTCCCGATCGTGCAAATGATGGAGCATATTCGCCATCAACTAACGTCATGGTATAGAGATCGCCGTAACATGGGAATGAGTTGGAATTCTATTCTTGTTCCATCAGCTGAGAAGCGCATTGCAGAAGCTATTGCAGATTCACGTTGTTACCAAGTCCTTCGTGCAAATGAGATAGAGTTTGAGATTGTTTCGACGGAGAGGACAAATATCGTGGACATACGCAGTCGCGTTTGCTCTTGTCGTCGTTGGCAGATCTATGGTTTACCCTGTGCACATGCTGCTGCTGCCCTAATCTCTTGTGGTCATAATGCACATTTATTCGCTGAACGTTGTTTCACAGTGGCAAGTTACCTTGAGACCTATTCTGAGATAATAAACTCTATTCCAGACAAGAGTCATTGGAGGGAACTTGGTGAAGGATCTGATGGTGGAGGTGCCAAAGTTGATCTCTCTATACGTCCACCCAAGACTCGTAGGCCGCCTGGTCGACCTAAAAAGAAAGTTCTCCGGATAGAGAGTTTTAAGAGGCCAAAACGAGTTGTTCAATGCGGTCGATGTCATTTGTTAGGGCATTCACAAAAGAAGTGTACTATGCCAATCTGA